In bacterium, a single window of DNA contains:
- a CDS encoding propionyl-CoA carboxylase, with amino-acid sequence MIWDPELEEMERRKAFALSMGGDEAVARQHDAGRLTARDRIALLLDEGTWQEIGTYTGAATYDAEGRLVSVKPANTIIGTGRVRGRRVAVEADDYTIRGGSTEAQISEKWEFINRYALEMRMPMIRLVENVGGSVRLLEKMGRTKIPGYRMWPLAGMLGYVPVVALVLGPSAGLGPMKAASSHFSVMVRGTSQVFAAGPPVARVALGRDIDKEELGGAHIHTEQSGVIDNAADSEEEAICLARRFLSYLPQSVFEMPLHRPSDDAPDRAEEELASIIPRNQRRVYDSRRLLALVFDRGTLFEIAPAYGPSSITMLARLNGYPVGVIANDPYRFGGGLTRAAAEKVETFVDLCDTFHVPIVNFVDQPGTVIGLEAEREGAVRGTIRLISAIEQSRVPWCGMIVRRLFGLAGTSYGRLQGLNLHYAWPSARWGSIPIQGGVRAAFRRELDALPPDEAAERLARLEEQYDGLSSPFRTAEAFGVPEIIDPRRTRPVLCQWIEDAYAVLPEQLGPTARTMRR; translated from the coding sequence ATGATCTGGGACCCAGAACTCGAGGAGATGGAGCGCCGGAAGGCGTTCGCGCTCTCGATGGGCGGGGACGAGGCCGTGGCGCGCCAGCACGACGCCGGCCGGCTCACCGCCAGGGACAGGATCGCTCTCCTGCTCGACGAGGGCACCTGGCAGGAGATCGGGACCTACACCGGTGCGGCCACCTATGACGCGGAGGGCCGGCTCGTCAGCGTGAAGCCGGCCAACACCATCATCGGAACAGGCCGGGTCCGCGGCCGTCGGGTGGCCGTCGAAGCCGACGATTACACGATCAGGGGAGGCTCGACGGAAGCGCAGATCTCGGAGAAGTGGGAGTTCATCAACCGGTACGCGCTGGAGATGCGGATGCCGATGATCCGTCTCGTGGAGAACGTCGGGGGAAGTGTCCGCCTGCTCGAGAAGATGGGGCGGACCAAGATCCCCGGATACCGCATGTGGCCCCTCGCCGGGATGCTCGGCTACGTGCCCGTAGTGGCCTTGGTGCTGGGTCCGTCAGCGGGTCTCGGTCCTATGAAGGCCGCCAGCAGCCACTTCTCGGTGATGGTCCGCGGTACCAGCCAGGTGTTCGCCGCCGGCCCTCCGGTGGCGCGGGTCGCCCTGGGCAGGGACATCGACAAGGAGGAGCTGGGAGGCGCCCACATCCACACCGAGCAGAGCGGAGTGATCGACAACGCGGCCGACTCGGAGGAGGAGGCGATCTGCCTGGCGCGCCGGTTCCTGTCCTACCTTCCGCAGAGCGTGTTCGAGATGCCTCTCCACCGCCCGTCCGACGATGCGCCCGACCGCGCCGAGGAGGAGTTGGCTTCGATCATCCCGCGTAACCAGCGCCGGGTCTACGACTCGCGGAGGCTCCTGGCGCTGGTCTTCGACCGTGGCACGCTCTTCGAGATCGCGCCGGCCTACGGTCCCTCATCTATCACGATGCTGGCCCGCCTCAACGGTTACCCGGTTGGGGTGATCGCCAACGATCCCTACCGGTTCGGGGGCGGTCTGACCCGCGCCGCCGCCGAGAAGGTCGAGACGTTCGTGGATCTGTGCGACACCTTCCACGTTCCGATCGTGAACTTCGTGGACCAGCCCGGCACCGTGATCGGGCTGGAAGCCGAGCGCGAAGGAGCTGTGCGGGGGACCATCCGCCTCATCTCCGCCATCGAGCAGTCGAGGGTTCCGTGGTGCGGCATGATCGTGCGGCGGCTCTTCGGTCTGGCGGGCACCAGCTACGGCCGGCTGCAGGGGCTGAACCTTCACTATGCCTGGCCGTCTGCCCGGTGGGGTTCGATCCCGATCCAGGGAGGGGTGAGAGCCGCCTTCCGCCGGGAACTCGACGCCCTGCCCCCCGACGAGGCGGCGGAAAGGCTGGCACGGCTGGAGGAGCAATACGACGGGCTGTCGTCACCCTTCCGGACGGCGGAGGCCTTCGGGGTTCCGGAGATCATCGATCCCCGCCGGACCAGACCCGTCCTGTGCCAGTGGATCGAGGACGCCTATGCCGTGCTCCCCGAGCAACTGGGGCCGACAGCCCGTACCATGCGCAGGTAG
- a CDS encoding M20/M25/M40 family metallo-hydrolase, with the protein MTDAAAVVLARTVELAAVPAPPLDEADRAEVVAGWWRADGLRPRVDGVGNVVARLRMGEGPATFVAAHLDTVFGRDIPHGTEQRGGRLYGVGVGDNTVAVAALSLLDRLLPKDLSRPVWIAATTAEEGLGNLAGALHLVEHPPAGMGALIALEGNYLGRVVTVGVGSVRHLVELEGPGGHSWEAADAPSAIHDLARIIVGLERLLPGARSRARCSLNVGHIEGGESINARARRAALRVDIRSADPTVLVDLDSAARRVVDSETQLATTCKELGKRPAGSIAETHPLVAAADAALAAVGIDPEHVAASTDANAAYAAGIPAVTIGITFGSGEHTPGEWIETEPIGTGLAALADTIVRYDRKAG; encoded by the coding sequence ATGACCGATGCAGCTGCGGTCGTGCTAGCGCGTACCGTCGAGTTGGCGGCGGTCCCGGCGCCTCCCCTCGACGAGGCCGACCGGGCGGAGGTCGTGGCCGGATGGTGGCGCGCGGACGGGCTGCGACCGCGGGTTGACGGGGTGGGGAACGTTGTCGCCCGGCTCCGGATGGGCGAAGGTCCGGCAACGTTCGTAGCCGCCCACCTCGACACGGTCTTCGGCCGGGACATCCCCCATGGAACCGAGCAGCGGGGCGGCCGGCTCTATGGCGTCGGGGTCGGTGATAACACCGTGGCCGTCGCAGCCCTGTCCCTGCTCGACCGCCTCCTTCCGAAGGACCTGTCGCGGCCGGTGTGGATAGCGGCCACCACCGCCGAGGAGGGCCTGGGCAACCTCGCCGGAGCGCTCCACCTAGTGGAGCATCCTCCCGCCGGGATGGGCGCTCTCATCGCCCTGGAGGGCAACTACCTCGGACGGGTGGTGACCGTCGGTGTCGGATCGGTCCGCCACCTGGTCGAGCTCGAGGGTCCGGGAGGGCACTCCTGGGAGGCCGCCGACGCTCCCAGCGCCATCCACGACCTGGCGAGGATCATCGTGGGTCTGGAACGCCTGCTACCGGGCGCCAGGAGCCGGGCGCGGTGTTCCCTCAACGTAGGACACATCGAGGGCGGCGAGTCGATCAACGCCCGCGCCCGCCGCGCCGCCCTTCGGGTCGACATCCGGTCCGCCGACCCGACGGTCCTCGTCGATCTCGATTCCGCGGCGCGCCGCGTGGTGGACTCCGAAACACAACTGGCGACCACCTGCAAGGAACTGGGCAAGCGACCTGCGGGATCGATCGCGGAGACGCATCCTCTGGTGGCGGCCGCCGACGCCGCCCTGGCCGCCGTCGGGATCGATCCGGAACACGTCGCAGCCAGTACCGACGCCAACGCCGCCTACGCGGCGGGGATCCCGGCGGTCACTATCGGCATCACCTTCGGATCCGGCGAGCACACCCCCGGGGAATGGATTGAGACCGAACCGATCGGAACCGGGCTCGCAGCCCTGGCCGATACCATCGTCCGGTACGACAGGAAGGCAGGATGA
- a CDS encoding LLM class flavin-dependent oxidoreductase, translating to MQTGVALQGRYPPHVFEDMVRVVDRCGYDYLWLTDSSLHTRNPYMHLTLAARLTTRMVLGTAVTNPQTRHPGIVAVNAASLEELAPGRTVLGIGAGDRPLRSLGLRPARLLEMRQSIEVIRRLLAGEHVTYEGAGFTMDDAHLRFEASYRIPVFISASGPKTLELAGEIADGVIFLGGLFRDGVAYGLEHIDRGAERAGRSRPHVSVFGYGVIDDDDPAGALQAARSIAAWFPQTAPVYCELAGLDPAISADVKARYAGGEFQEALAAASIMPREFVEKMAFAGDSDQALAHLRTLADLGVDSVTVFPLGSRRRETVEAFARVFSRL from the coding sequence ATGCAGACCGGTGTAGCCCTACAGGGTCGTTACCCTCCCCACGTATTCGAGGACATGGTCCGGGTGGTGGACCGGTGCGGGTACGACTACCTCTGGCTCACCGACTCCTCCCTCCACACCCGGAACCCCTACATGCACCTCACCCTGGCCGCCCGGTTGACCACCCGCATGGTGCTGGGAACCGCGGTGACCAACCCGCAGACCCGCCATCCCGGCATCGTCGCCGTCAACGCGGCCAGCCTCGAGGAGCTGGCGCCCGGAAGGACCGTTCTCGGTATCGGCGCCGGTGATCGTCCGCTCCGCTCGCTCGGCCTGCGGCCGGCCCGGCTCCTGGAGATGCGGCAGTCGATAGAGGTGATCAGGCGGCTACTTGCTGGCGAACATGTGACCTACGAAGGGGCAGGATTCACGATGGACGACGCCCATCTGCGGTTCGAAGCCTCCTACCGGATTCCCGTGTTCATCTCGGCGAGCGGGCCCAAGACCCTGGAGTTGGCCGGCGAGATAGCGGACGGGGTCATTTTCCTGGGCGGCCTGTTCCGGGACGGGGTCGCCTACGGGTTGGAGCACATCGACCGGGGCGCCGAGCGGGCAGGGCGGTCCCGCCCCCACGTGTCGGTGTTCGGCTACGGCGTGATCGACGACGATGATCCCGCCGGCGCCTTGCAGGCCGCCCGCTCCATCGCCGCCTGGTTTCCGCAGACCGCGCCGGTCTACTGCGAACTGGCCGGCCTGGACCCCGCCATTTCGGCCGACGTCAAGGCTCGTTACGCGGGAGGCGAGTTCCAGGAGGCACTCGCCGCGGCCTCGATCATGCCCAGGGAGTTCGTGGAGAAGATGGCCTTCGCCGGCGACAGCGACCAAGCCCTGGCCCATCTCCGGACCCTGGCCGATCTGGGAGTGGATTCGGTGACCGTGTTCCCGCTCGGTTCCCGGCGCCGGGAAACGGTCGAGGCGTTCGCGAGGGTCTTCTCCCGTCTGTAA
- a CDS encoding cobalamin-dependent protein (Presence of a B(12) (cobalamin)-binding domain implies dependence on cobalamin itself, in one of its several forms, or in some unusual lineages, dependence on a cobalamin-like analog.), translated as MSRPRILLAKPGLDGHDRGVKVIAMALRDAGAEVIFLGLRQSPERIITAAIEESADVIGISVLSGAHLALGRQLVEERGKAGFADVPIVIGGTIPEADADALREIGISRVFPVGSPLDEVVDGIFREASAAVAP; from the coding sequence ATGAGCCGGCCCCGGATCCTCCTGGCCAAGCCCGGTCTCGACGGCCACGACCGCGGCGTGAAGGTCATCGCGATGGCCCTCCGGGATGCCGGCGCCGAGGTGATCTTTCTCGGCCTCCGGCAATCACCGGAGCGGATTATCACCGCGGCGATCGAGGAGAGCGCCGACGTAATCGGCATCTCGGTGCTCTCCGGAGCCCACCTCGCTCTAGGCCGCCAGCTGGTGGAGGAACGAGGCAAGGCCGGCTTTGCTGATGTCCCGATCGTCATCGGCGGGACCATTCCCGAGGCCGACGCCGACGCCCTGAGGGAGATCGGGATCTCCCGGGTCTTCCCGGTCGGATCCCCCCTGGATGAGGTGGTGGACGGGATATTCCGCGAGGCCTCCGCCGCCGTCGCGCCATGA
- a CDS encoding sulfurtransferase yields MEKLVQPGWLEENLSAPDLRILDCSVVFERPGGVLNIESGRPRWDREHIPGSVHVDLMTELADQTAETLFMMPSTDQFVSVMESVGVGEGTRVVLYDFDINMWAARVWWMLHSMGFDEAGILDGGLRRWKSEGRRVTSDPAPRHPRAAFTVRPRPGTFVGKEEVLAAIEDDGTTLVDALPAAHYNGTMQFYRRRGHIPTAVNVPAGSLVDPDTHAYAGIDELRSRAAPALETEPSRKIAYCGGGISAASTAFALSLLGAEQVSIYDASMGEWTNDPSLPLEDPSSG; encoded by the coding sequence GTGGAAAAGCTCGTACAACCTGGCTGGCTCGAAGAGAACCTGTCGGCCCCCGATCTACGCATCCTCGACTGCTCGGTGGTCTTCGAGAGACCTGGGGGCGTGCTCAACATCGAAAGCGGCAGACCCAGATGGGACAGGGAGCACATACCCGGCAGTGTCCATGTCGACCTCATGACCGAACTCGCCGACCAGACCGCGGAAACCCTGTTCATGATGCCGTCCACCGATCAGTTCGTGTCCGTCATGGAGTCGGTCGGCGTCGGCGAGGGAACGAGGGTCGTCCTGTACGACTTCGACATCAACATGTGGGCCGCCAGGGTATGGTGGATGCTCCACTCCATGGGCTTCGACGAGGCCGGGATCCTCGATGGCGGGCTGAGGCGCTGGAAGTCGGAGGGCCGGCGTGTAACCAGTGATCCTGCACCGCGGCACCCGAGGGCCGCATTCACCGTCCGGCCCCGACCGGGCACCTTCGTCGGCAAGGAGGAGGTGCTCGCGGCGATCGAGGACGACGGCACCACCCTGGTGGACGCGCTGCCGGCGGCCCACTACAACGGGACGATGCAGTTCTACCGGCGTCGCGGCCACATCCCGACCGCCGTCAACGTACCGGCCGGTTCCCTCGTCGATCCCGACACCCACGCCTATGCCGGCATCGACGAACTGCGAAGCCGGGCCGCCCCCGCACTCGAGACCGAGCCCAGCCGCAAGATCGCCTACTGCGGAGGCGGCATCTCCGCCGCCAGCACGGCCTTCGCTCTCTCCCTCCTCGGTGCCGAGCAGGTCTCGATCTACGACGCCTCGATGGGCGAGTGGACGAATGACCCTTCCTTGCCCCTCGAGGACCCGTCGTCCGGATGA
- a CDS encoding M20/M25/M40 family metallo-hydrolase, with amino-acid sequence MGADGIALTAIDSVDLDLAVELCREVSRIPSVLGAEGPLAEFIAGTLRDLGFEKVKLQPVLADRSNAIGELSFGPGRRVVLTGHLDTKPVSHGWTVAEPYSGDLVNDRVYGHGIMDMKGALACQIAALAGLKDADLPLSGTAAFAAVSDHMGDQRGSIAYFEAYPADLCVLGELSESTICLGHRGRYYFDIHVYGRSAHTCHKHDAVNANYLAALAVIELDASRLEPHLEPWVAEMFGSETFMSPGRIYGGLPPGGPSMIPDECVIRVDCRPQPGVSKATVRAEIERALAAAAEKDPRFRAEVVLADEKPGHLVDRDSEVVTLIREAVRAARPGQEPSMRVEGWLGDTSSFGPLVETVIFGPGGEPVYAADENLSVEDIHDAAKVYAAFAALALSA; translated from the coding sequence GTGGGCGCTGACGGCATAGCCCTGACGGCGATCGATTCGGTGGACCTCGATCTGGCCGTCGAGCTCTGCCGGGAGGTGTCGCGCATCCCGAGCGTCCTGGGCGCGGAGGGACCCCTGGCGGAGTTCATCGCCGGCACGCTCCGGGACCTCGGGTTCGAGAAGGTGAAACTCCAGCCCGTCCTGGCCGACCGGTCCAACGCCATCGGGGAGCTCTCGTTCGGTCCGGGCCGGCGGGTGGTGCTCACCGGCCACCTGGACACCAAGCCGGTCTCGCATGGCTGGACGGTCGCCGAACCGTACTCGGGCGATCTCGTGAATGACCGCGTGTACGGCCACGGGATCATGGACATGAAGGGGGCCCTCGCCTGCCAGATCGCGGCGCTGGCAGGACTGAAGGATGCCGACCTCCCGCTCTCCGGTACAGCGGCCTTCGCGGCGGTGTCGGACCACATGGGAGACCAGCGGGGGTCGATCGCCTACTTCGAGGCCTATCCGGCCGACCTGTGCGTTCTGGGAGAGTTGAGCGAGAGCACCATCTGCCTGGGTCACCGGGGCCGGTACTACTTCGACATCCACGTCTACGGGCGGTCCGCCCATACCTGCCACAAGCACGACGCCGTGAACGCAAATTATCTGGCTGCGCTGGCGGTCATCGAGTTGGACGCCTCCCGGCTGGAGCCGCACTTGGAGCCCTGGGTAGCGGAGATGTTCGGGAGCGAGACGTTCATGTCACCCGGGCGGATCTACGGCGGGCTACCGCCGGGCGGCCCGTCCATGATCCCCGACGAGTGCGTGATCAGGGTCGACTGCCGGCCCCAGCCGGGCGTCAGCAAGGCGACGGTCCGGGCCGAGATCGAACGGGCCCTGGCCGCCGCCGCGGAGAAGGATCCCCGTTTCAGAGCCGAGGTGGTGCTCGCCGACGAGAAGCCTGGCCATCTTGTGGATCGGGATTCGGAGGTGGTGACCCTGATTCGGGAGGCTGTCCGGGCCGCCCGGCCGGGACAGGAGCCGTCGATGCGGGTCGAGGGTTGGCTGGGCGACACGTCCAGCTTCGGGCCGCTGGTCGAGACGGTGATCTTCGGTCCGGGCGGGGAACCCGTCTACGCGGCCGACGAGAACCTCTCCGTCGAGGACATACACGACGCCGCCAAGGTTTACGCCGCGTTCGCAGCATTGGCTCTCTCGGCATGA
- a CDS encoding CoA transferase, whose protein sequence is MSGGGMLDGLRVVDLTRFVSGAYASFILATLGAEVLKIEGPSGGDPYRNQGTARVGDESVLFMTLNSAKKSIALDFRAEDARPAMDALLASADVLLENGRPGSLAKYGLDYPSVHARFPSLVYGSVSGFGDVGPDAGKGGFDLILQASGGLMSVTGHQSTGPAKIGVPVTDIGAGLACVVGVLAALAERERTGRGRQVSTSLLEFSLAALATVATAYLVNGELPGLLGSHSPTFAPYGAFRARDGHFVAAGAGSEALWRRFCETLGAAHLLEDPRFADNASRVAARDELTAEIESITTRKDVAEWLALFAEAQVPADRINDIGGVLDGSQARALGSVQTLVHDLAGAYPAIGLPLRIDREPLPIPGPAPLLGQHTRDSLLQAGMEPADVDALIAGGIAAEPG, encoded by the coding sequence GTGAGCGGAGGGGGCATGCTGGACGGTCTCCGGGTGGTGGACCTGACCAGATTCGTCTCGGGGGCGTACGCCTCCTTCATCCTGGCGACCCTGGGCGCGGAGGTTCTCAAGATCGAGGGCCCGTCCGGGGGCGACCCCTACCGGAACCAGGGAACGGCACGCGTGGGGGACGAGTCGGTGCTGTTCATGACCCTCAACAGCGCCAAGAAGAGCATCGCTCTCGACTTCCGGGCGGAGGATGCCCGGCCCGCCATGGATGCGCTGCTGGCCTCCGCGGATGTCCTGCTGGAGAACGGACGGCCGGGCAGCCTCGCCAAGTACGGGCTCGACTACCCATCTGTCCACGCCCGTTTCCCCTCCCTCGTCTACGGGTCGGTCTCCGGCTTCGGGGACGTGGGTCCCGACGCCGGGAAGGGTGGGTTCGATCTCATTCTCCAGGCGTCCGGCGGCCTGATGAGCGTCACCGGCCATCAATCCACCGGCCCCGCCAAGATCGGGGTCCCGGTCACCGACATCGGCGCCGGTCTCGCCTGCGTCGTCGGGGTGCTCGCCGCGCTGGCGGAACGGGAACGAACCGGCCGCGGGCGCCAGGTCTCCACGTCGCTGCTCGAGTTCTCGCTGGCCGCGCTGGCCACGGTTGCGACGGCGTACCTCGTGAACGGCGAGCTGCCGGGCCTGCTGGGCAGCCACTCCCCCACCTTCGCTCCCTACGGAGCATTCCGTGCCCGCGACGGACACTTCGTGGCAGCCGGCGCCGGATCGGAGGCGCTGTGGCGCCGCTTCTGCGAGACGCTCGGTGCCGCGCACCTGCTAGAAGACCCCCGCTTCGCCGACAACGCCTCCCGGGTGGCGGCTCGTGATGAACTGACCGCCGAGATCGAGTCGATCACCACCCGGAAGGACGTCGCGGAGTGGCTGGCCCTGTTCGCAGAAGCTCAGGTGCCCGCGGACCGCATCAACGACATCGGCGGAGTGCTGGACGGGTCCCAGGCGCGGGCGCTCGGCTCGGTCCAGACGCTGGTGCACGACTTGGCGGGCGCCTACCCTGCGATCGGCCTGCCGCTCCGGATCGACCGCGAACCCCTGCCGATCCCCGGGCCTGCGCCCCTCCTCGGCCAGCACACGCGGGATTCGCTCCTCCAGGCCGGAATGGAGCCGGCCGACGTCGATGCCCTCATCGCAGGCGGGATAGCGGCCGAGCCGGGATGA
- a CDS encoding methylmalonyl-CoA mutase family protein: MTGERRTDSGIPVAPVYTQDDLEGFRPGEHLGLPGHPPFTRGPYETMYRGRLWTMRQFAGYGSAEDANDRFRFLLEQGQTALSVAFDLPTQLGYDSSHPMARAEVGRVGVAIDTADDMAGLFEGLPLDKLSVNFTINATAPIILAFYLVTAERQGASYADLSGTLQNDLLKEFLARKAFIFPPAASMRLVADIVEWSSEHLPRFNPISVTGYHAREAGCNAVQELGLTMSSAIAYAEELQARGLPFDSFAPRFSFHFATTMNLFEEVAKLRAARRLWHDTATIRFGATDPRSARLRFFSGNSGTTLTAAQPLNNIIRSTIQCLGAVLGGAQSIHVMGYDEAYELPTEEAVTLSLRTQQIVAHESGVADTVDALAGSYYVESLTDEVERRAREVMTAVEQLGGAVKALESGTPQRWIAAEAYRTEREIADGSRVRVGVNRYVDDSQTQHEPRLFTLDPEIGDLQIARTERRKAARDEPAAAATLAALRKALRNGTNVMPPILDCARGGVTLGEMSDVMRDEFGEFREPSPW; encoded by the coding sequence ATGACAGGCGAGCGCCGTACCGACTCGGGCATCCCGGTCGCTCCCGTCTACACGCAGGACGATCTGGAGGGATTCCGGCCCGGTGAACATCTGGGGCTCCCGGGCCACCCGCCCTTCACCAGGGGGCCGTACGAGACGATGTACCGGGGGCGCCTCTGGACGATGCGCCAGTTCGCCGGCTACGGCAGCGCCGAGGACGCCAACGATCGCTTCCGCTTCCTGCTGGAACAGGGCCAGACCGCGCTCTCGGTCGCCTTCGACCTCCCGACCCAACTCGGCTACGACTCCTCGCATCCCATGGCCCGCGCCGAGGTCGGCCGGGTGGGAGTGGCCATCGACACCGCCGACGACATGGCGGGGTTGTTCGAAGGTCTGCCCCTCGACAAGCTCTCGGTGAACTTCACCATCAACGCCACGGCGCCGATCATCCTGGCCTTCTACCTGGTGACGGCCGAGCGCCAGGGCGCATCCTATGCGGACCTGTCGGGAACGCTCCAGAACGACCTGCTCAAGGAGTTCCTGGCCCGCAAGGCATTCATCTTTCCACCGGCAGCGTCCATGCGCCTGGTGGCGGACATCGTCGAATGGTCGTCCGAACACCTGCCCCGCTTCAACCCGATCTCCGTGACCGGGTATCACGCCAGGGAGGCCGGTTGCAATGCCGTCCAGGAACTGGGCCTGACCATGTCATCCGCCATCGCCTACGCCGAGGAACTGCAGGCCCGAGGACTCCCGTTCGACTCCTTCGCGCCCCGGTTCTCGTTCCACTTCGCCACCACCATGAACCTGTTCGAGGAAGTCGCCAAGCTGAGGGCGGCCCGGCGACTCTGGCACGACACGGCCACCATCCGCTTCGGCGCCACGGACCCCCGCTCGGCACGGCTTCGCTTCTTCTCCGGGAACTCGGGTACCACTCTCACCGCCGCGCAGCCTCTCAACAACATCATCCGCTCGACCATCCAATGCCTGGGCGCGGTGCTGGGGGGCGCCCAGTCCATACACGTGATGGGCTATGACGAGGCCTACGAACTACCCACCGAGGAGGCCGTCACGCTCTCCCTGCGGACGCAGCAGATCGTGGCGCACGAGTCCGGTGTCGCCGATACGGTCGACGCCTTGGCGGGTTCCTATTACGTCGAGTCTCTCACCGACGAGGTGGAGCGCCGCGCCCGCGAGGTCATGACGGCCGTCGAGCAACTGGGAGGAGCGGTCAAGGCACTGGAGTCGGGAACACCCCAACGGTGGATAGCGGCGGAGGCCTACCGGACGGAGAGGGAGATCGCCGACGGATCCAGGGTACGGGTGGGCGTGAACCGTTACGTGGACGACTCGCAGACACAGCACGAGCCCCGCCTGTTCACGCTGGATCCCGAGATCGGGGATCTCCAGATCGCTCGGACGGAACGGAGAAAGGCCGCCCGGGACGAGCCGGCGGCCGCGGCGACGCTCGCGGCCCTGCGGAAGGCTCTGCGCAATGGAACCAACGTCATGCCCCCGATCTTGGACTGCGCGCGGGGCGGAGTGACGCTGGGTGAGATGAGCGACGTGATGCGGGACGAGTTCGGCGAGTTCCGGGAACCGAGCCCCTGGTGA
- a CDS encoding VOC family protein: MVQEPIPPAWPPPLRIHHVAFAHTPTSAPHDRFAELLGVPVCHEEGGPGFTERMLPVGDGFVQTLEATGPGVVGKFVDKRGSALHHIAFEVQDIGEYLRRLRSLGVQLIDEQPRPGGMGTMIAFVHPREFDGLLVELVETRDS, translated from the coding sequence ATGGTCCAGGAACCGATCCCTCCCGCGTGGCCACCCCCGCTCAGGATCCACCACGTCGCCTTCGCGCATACCCCTACGTCCGCGCCGCACGACCGGTTCGCCGAGTTGCTGGGCGTCCCGGTCTGCCACGAGGAGGGCGGACCGGGATTCACCGAGAGGATGCTCCCTGTCGGGGACGGCTTCGTCCAGACCCTCGAGGCGACCGGACCCGGGGTGGTCGGCAAGTTCGTGGACAAGCGTGGCTCGGCCCTACACCACATCGCCTTCGAGGTGCAGGACATCGGGGAGTATCTCCGGCGGCTCCGCAGCCTGGGCGTTCAACTCATCGACGAGCAGCCCCGCCCCGGCGGGATGGGCACCATGATCGCATTCGTCCATCCCCGCGAGTTCGACGGCCTGCTCGTAGAACTCGTGGAGACGCGAGATAGCTAG
- a CDS encoding amidohydrolase, with the protein MSDRIIIENAAIVTMNEEDDVIFDGSMVIEGNRIVAVGGSEAVSGYDRAGAKVIDAGGKAALPGFVDLHYHTAIGKGYCDHLDLWEILQAFWYPMIRALNPEEAYWAAMASYSESLKAGVTTANDMFRQLPALARAAVDSGIRVVLSNDIADPEHDLDLIEDNESAYHECHGMGDGRVEVYVGIEWLPLASEQLLVDCRALADQLGTGIHIHLNESLGEVEISKQAFGGRRPTEVAYDTGILGPDCVAAHCVHLSDREIGLMSETGTHISHNPTSNAKLGNGIARLPEILEAGINVGLGHDSAEGTNSCDLFQVMKWASLVHRAERKDATILQAPTILRMATRNGARALGHETGELSVGKVADVILVNLQNHHFTPFVPGNKIHLMSHLVYSAESAAVDTTIVDGTIVMEGREFVAFDEEEVLAKATESFFTCTDRMEVPEEYAGLLDR; encoded by the coding sequence GTGTCTGATCGGATCATCATCGAGAACGCTGCCATCGTGACGATGAACGAAGAGGACGATGTGATCTTCGACGGGTCGATGGTCATCGAGGGCAACCGGATCGTCGCCGTCGGGGGCTCGGAGGCGGTGTCCGGATACGACCGCGCCGGTGCGAAGGTCATCGACGCCGGCGGGAAGGCGGCCCTACCGGGGTTCGTCGACCTCCACTACCACACCGCCATAGGTAAGGGATACTGCGACCATCTGGATCTGTGGGAGATCCTGCAGGCGTTCTGGTATCCGATGATCCGGGCCCTCAATCCCGAAGAGGCCTACTGGGCGGCCATGGCCAGCTACAGCGAGTCGTTGAAGGCCGGCGTCACCACCGCCAACGACATGTTCCGCCAACTCCCGGCCCTGGCGCGGGCGGCGGTCGACAGCGGGATCCGGGTGGTTCTCTCCAACGACATAGCCGACCCGGAGCACGATCTCGACCTGATCGAGGACAACGAGTCGGCCTACCACGAGTGCCACGGGATGGGCGACGGGCGGGTGGAGGTCTACGTGGGTATCGAGTGGCTACCCCTCGCCTCCGAGCAACTGCTGGTGGACTGCCGGGCGCTGGCCGACCAGTTGGGGACCGGTATCCACATCCACCTGAACGAGTCCCTCGGCGAGGTCGAGATATCTAAGCAGGCCTTCGGCGGGCGTCGGCCCACCGAGGTGGCTTACGACACCGGGATCCTGGGACCTGATTGCGTGGCCGCCCACTGCGTGCATCTGTCGGACCGGGAGATCGGGCTCATGAGCGAGACAGGAACCCACATCTCCCACAATCCCACCTCCAACGCCAAGCTCGGCAACGGTATCGCCCGGCTGCCCGAGATTCTGGAGGCGGGGATCAATGTCGGTCTGGGCCATGACTCGGCGGAAGGAACCAACAGCTGCGACCTGTTCCAGGTGATGAAGTGGGCGTCGCTGGTGCATCGGGCCGAGCGCAAGGACGCCACGATCCTTCAGGCGCCAACCATCCTGCGAATGGCGACCAGGAACGGCGCGCGTGCCCTAGGCCACGAGACGGGCGAGTTGAGCGTCGGGAAGGTGGCGGACGTGATCCTGGTCAACCTCCAGAACCACCATTTCACTCCTTTCGTGCCGGGTAACAAGATCCATCTCATGTCACATCTGGTCTACAGCGCGGAGAGCGCCGCGGTCGACACCACCATCGTGGACGGCACGATCGTGATGGAAGGGCGCGAGTTCGTGGCCTTCGACGAGGAGGAAGTGCTGGCGAAGGCGACCGAGAGCTTCTTCACCTGCACCGACCGGATGGAGGTCCCCGAGGAATACGCCGGGCTTCTCGACCGCTAG